Proteins from one Streptosporangium becharense genomic window:
- a CDS encoding GntR family transcriptional regulator produces MPLHAQISEQVRARIATGEWPPHYRLPPEPDLAGAFGVSRGTLRRAMQTLLAEGLLVQIRGRGTFVTSAAIEPSIAQKLHSLSEDFAQQGIPFTTEVLDQRVVPAPRPVAALLDLPQDTPLFLLRRRRHTASGPVALFVNYVRVDVCPGIEEVDFSTETLFATIEGKYGLRIETGRRTFSAQAADGEVAAALGMAPGRPVLYLEQVTYLDDRRPVEYSDVWIDSDLLKVSSLLTRR; encoded by the coding sequence GTGCCCCTGCACGCCCAGATCTCCGAGCAGGTCCGGGCTCGCATCGCCACGGGTGAGTGGCCGCCGCACTACCGCCTGCCGCCGGAACCCGACCTGGCCGGGGCCTTCGGCGTCAGCCGCGGCACGTTACGCCGGGCGATGCAGACCCTCCTCGCGGAGGGTCTGCTCGTCCAGATCCGTGGCCGGGGCACCTTCGTGACCTCGGCCGCGATCGAACCGTCCATCGCGCAGAAGCTGCACTCCCTGTCGGAGGACTTCGCCCAGCAGGGCATACCGTTCACCACCGAGGTGCTCGACCAGCGCGTCGTCCCCGCCCCCCGGCCGGTGGCGGCGCTGCTGGATCTGCCGCAGGACACCCCGCTGTTCCTGCTCCGGCGCCGCCGCCACACGGCGTCGGGGCCGGTGGCGTTGTTCGTCAACTACGTCCGCGTCGACGTGTGCCCCGGTATCGAGGAGGTGGACTTCTCGACGGAGACGCTGTTCGCCACCATCGAGGGCAAGTACGGCCTGCGGATCGAGACCGGGCGGCGCACGTTCAGCGCGCAGGCGGCCGACGGCGAGGTGGCCGCGGCGCTCGGCATGGCACCCGGCAGGCCGGTGCTCTACCTGGAGCAGGTCACCTACCTGGACGACCGGCGTCCGGTCGAGTACTCGGACGTGTGGATCGACAGCGACCTGCTGAAGGTGTCGTCCCTGCTGACCAGGCGGTGA
- a CDS encoding acetyl-CoA acetyltransferase, with protein MTFHDIDSRTPVLVGVGQASERIGEPGYRRLSPVELAAAAAREAIADTGADAAAVAAAVDTVAGVRQFEISTPVARAPLGKSTNYPRSVAARVGARPRRAVLEVAGGQAPQHLVNEFAATIAAGSAQAVLLFGSEAISTVRHFAKAEDRPDFGETVEGDLEDRGYGLKGMASRLHTAHGLTDAPSQYALFDNARRARLKQSRQEYAAGMGALFAPFTKVAAANPHAAAPVERSAGELVTPTPGNRVIADPYLRYLVAREKVNQGAAVLLTSVATARRLGVPEERWVFLHGHADLRERALLERADLSSGPASVMAVRHALDVAALGVDDLDFIDLYSCFPIAVSNICDGLGLTGDDPRGLTVTGGLPFFGGAGNNYSMHAIAEVVQRLRARPGAYGLVGANGGTLSKYSVGVYSTTPAEWRPDGSAALQAEIDAWPAVEQAVHADGWATIETYTVKHRRDGGRTGIVIGRLEADGRRFLATAADGDEEMLDLLGDGEPVGRRVYARSFGFGNRVSGSDTRMDELFPPRPAVLRDDYEHVLVRRDGHILEITINRPESRNSLHPPANDELDEVFDAFFADPGLWVAILTGAGDKAFSAGDDLLYSASGRSMWIPRNGFAGLTGRREMRKPVIAAVNGFAMGGGFEAVLACHLVVADATARFALSEAKVGLVAGAGGLVRLPREIPPKLATEMILTGRRLHAAEALEHGLVNRVTGAGKALEGARELAWEILESSPTSVRASLQIMEETRAIPDVMDAVTHPSEAVDDLLASEDLIEGLTAFAEKRPPRWRNR; from the coding sequence ATGACCTTTCATGACATAGATTCCCGCACACCGGTGCTCGTAGGCGTCGGGCAGGCGTCCGAGCGGATCGGGGAGCCCGGATACCGGCGGCTCTCGCCCGTCGAGCTGGCCGCGGCGGCGGCCCGCGAGGCGATCGCCGACACCGGGGCGGACGCCGCGGCCGTCGCCGCGGCCGTCGACACCGTGGCGGGGGTGCGCCAGTTCGAGATCTCCACGCCCGTCGCCCGGGCCCCGCTGGGGAAGTCCACCAACTACCCCCGGTCCGTCGCCGCGAGGGTCGGAGCGCGTCCCCGCCGGGCGGTCCTCGAGGTGGCCGGCGGGCAGGCCCCCCAGCACCTGGTCAACGAGTTCGCCGCGACCATCGCGGCGGGTTCCGCGCAGGCGGTTCTGCTCTTCGGGTCCGAGGCGATCTCCACGGTGCGGCACTTCGCCAAGGCCGAGGACCGGCCCGACTTCGGGGAGACCGTCGAAGGCGACCTGGAGGACCGCGGCTACGGTCTGAAGGGGATGGCCTCCCGGCTGCACACCGCCCACGGCCTGACGGACGCGCCGAGCCAGTACGCGCTGTTCGACAACGCGCGCCGGGCCAGGCTGAAGCAGAGCCGGCAGGAGTACGCCGCCGGAATGGGAGCGCTGTTCGCCCCGTTCACCAAGGTCGCCGCGGCCAACCCGCACGCCGCCGCACCCGTCGAGCGCAGCGCCGGGGAACTGGTCACCCCCACCCCGGGCAACCGGGTCATCGCCGACCCCTACCTCCGTTACCTCGTCGCGCGGGAGAAGGTCAACCAGGGGGCCGCCGTCCTGCTGACGTCCGTGGCCACGGCCCGGCGTCTCGGCGTTCCCGAGGAGAGATGGGTCTTCCTGCACGGGCACGCCGACCTGCGCGAGCGCGCTCTGCTGGAGCGGGCCGACCTCAGCTCCGGCCCGGCCTCCGTCATGGCCGTGCGGCACGCCCTCGACGTGGCCGCCCTCGGCGTGGACGACCTGGACTTCATCGACCTGTACAGCTGTTTCCCGATCGCCGTGTCGAACATCTGCGACGGTCTCGGCCTGACCGGTGACGACCCGCGCGGCCTGACGGTCACCGGCGGCCTGCCGTTCTTCGGCGGGGCGGGCAACAACTACTCGATGCACGCCATCGCCGAGGTCGTGCAGCGGCTCCGGGCACGGCCCGGCGCGTACGGGCTGGTGGGTGCCAACGGCGGGACGCTGAGCAAGTACTCGGTCGGCGTCTACTCGACCACCCCCGCCGAATGGCGCCCGGACGGCAGCGCCGCGCTCCAGGCCGAGATCGACGCCTGGCCCGCCGTCGAACAGGCCGTGCACGCCGACGGCTGGGCCACGATCGAGACCTACACCGTCAAACACCGTCGTGACGGCGGCCGGACCGGCATCGTGATCGGCAGGCTGGAGGCCGACGGGCGGCGCTTCCTGGCGACGGCGGCCGACGGGGACGAGGAGATGCTCGACCTGCTCGGCGACGGCGAGCCCGTCGGCCGCCGCGTCTACGCCCGCTCCTTCGGCTTCGGCAACCGGGTGAGCGGCAGCGACACCCGGATGGACGAGCTGTTCCCGCCCCGGCCCGCCGTGCTCCGCGACGACTACGAGCACGTGCTCGTACGCCGGGACGGGCACATCCTGGAGATCACCATCAACCGCCCGGAGAGCCGCAACAGCCTGCACCCGCCGGCCAACGACGAGCTGGACGAGGTGTTCGACGCCTTCTTCGCCGACCCCGGCCTGTGGGTCGCGATCCTCACCGGCGCCGGCGACAAGGCGTTCTCCGCGGGCGACGACCTGCTGTACTCGGCCTCGGGCAGGTCCATGTGGATACCCAGGAACGGCTTCGCCGGGCTGACCGGCCGCAGGGAGATGCGCAAGCCGGTCATCGCCGCGGTCAACGGCTTCGCCATGGGCGGAGGCTTCGAGGCCGTCCTGGCCTGTCACCTGGTGGTGGCCGACGCCACCGCGCGCTTCGCGCTGAGCGAGGCGAAGGTCGGCCTGGTCGCCGGCGCGGGCGGCCTGGTCAGGCTGCCCCGGGAGATCCCGCCGAAGCTGGCCACCGAGATGATCCTCACCGGTCGCCGCCTCCACGCGGCGGAGGCCCTGGAGCACGGCCTGGTGAACCGGGTGACCGGGGCGGGGAAGGCTTTGGAGGGTGCCCGTGAGCTCGCCTGGGAGATCCTGGAGAGTTCCCCCACCTCGGTCCGGGCCTCCCTGCAGATCATGGAGGAGACGCGGGCGATCCCGGACGTGATGGACGCCGTCACCCACCCGTCCGAGGCCGTGGACGACCTCCTGGCCAGTGAGGACCTCATCGAGGGCCTCACGGCCTTCGCCGAGAAACGCCCGCCCCGGTGGCGCAACCGCTGA